CCGTCCGAGGCGCTGCAGCCCGACCGTATCAACCGCATGACCACCGGCGTCTACGAGCTGGGCTCGGCGTTCAAGGCGTTCACCACCGCGATGGCGCTCGATACCGGCCGGATCGGCGTCGACACGACCTTCGACGCGCGCTCGCCGATCCGGGTCGGCCGGAACACCATCGGCGACTACCACGCCCAGAACCGGATCATGACCGTGGAGGACATCTATATCCATTCCTCCAATATCGGCACGGCGCGGATGGCGCTCGCCGTCGGCGTGCCCGGCCACCAGGCATTCCTGAAGAAACTCGGCTTTTTCGATCGTCTGACCACCGAACTGCCCGAATCCGGCGCTCCCATCATTCCGCAACGCTGGAAAGAGGTGAACACGATGACGATCGCCTTCGGGCACGGCATGTCGATCGCGCCGCTGCAGGCGGTCGAGGCGGGCGCCGCGCTGGTCAACGGCGGGCAGCTGATCCCGCCGACCTTCCTGCCGCGTTCGGCGGCGGACGCGCGCAAGCTGGCGCGCCGGGTGATCGAGCCGCAGACCAGCGACAAGATGCGCTACCTGATGCGGCTCAACGTGGTAGAAGGCACGGCGAAGAAGGCGGACGTGCCCGGCTATCACGTCGGCGGCAAGACCGGGACGGCGGAAAAGGTCGTCAACGGACGCTATTCGGGCAACAAGGTTTTGACGACTTTCCTCAGCACCTTCCCGACGACCGATCCGAAATACCTTGTCTTCGTCATGCTGGACGAACCGCAAGGCATCAAGGAAACCCACGGCTACCGTACCTCGGGCTGGAACGTCGCGCCGACGGCGCGAAACATCATCGCCCGGATCGCCCCCATCCTCGGCGTCGTCCCGGACATGGCGCCGGCCGACCCGAACGAACTGCTCAGCGTGTCCTATTGAGAAGACGCGCATCAACAATGAAAACGACTACGCACACGACTTCGCACATGACCAGAAACCGGCCGATTTCATGGAGCTTCATGCCCTTCTAGCCGACGTCGACAGTTACCCGGACGCCTGGCGCGCCATCGAGACAACCGGGCTCACCGCCGACAGCCGGACGGTGCGGCCCGGCTATGTGTTCGCGGCGCTTTCGGGCAGCCGGACGGACGGCGCGCGCTTCGCCCGCGACGCCGCGGCGGCCGGTGCCGTCGCGGTCGTGGCCGCGCGCGACGCCGTGCTCGACGTCGATATTCCCGTGATCCGCGCGGCCGATCCGCGCCGGGCGCTGGCGCTTGCCGCCGCGCGCCTGTCCGGCGCCCAGCCGGAGACGGTGGTCGCGGTGACCGGCACCAGCGGCAAGACCTCGGTCGCCTCGTTCACGCGGCAGATCTTCGCTGCCGCCGGCCGGCAGGCGGCGAGCCTGGGAACCATCGGCGTCGTCTCGCCGAAGAAGACCGAATACGGCTCGCTGACGACACCGGACCCGGTGGCGCTGCATGCGCTGCTGGCCGAGCTCGCGCGCGACGGCGTCACCCACCTGGCGCTCGAAGCCTCCAGCCACGGCCTCGATCAGCGCCGCCTCGACGGCGTGCGCTTCGCCGCCGGCGCCTTCACCAATCTCGGCCGCGACCACATGGACTATCACCCAACGGTCGAGGCGTATTTCGCCGCCAAGCTGCGGCTGTTCGACGAGCTGCTGCCGGACGGCGCGGCGGCGGTGGTCGATTCCGACCGGCCGGAATCGGCGCGCGTCGTCGCGGTCGCCAGGCGGCGCGGGCTCGACGTGCTCGGCGTCGGTGCGGCGGGCGATGCGATCCGGCTGCTCTCGGCGACGCCCGAGGGTTTCCGCCAGCGGCTCAGGCTCGACGCGGGAAGCGGCGAGCGCGAGGTGCTGCTGCCGCTCGTCGGCGGGTTCCAGGTCTCCAACGCGCTCGTCTCGGCGGGACTGGCGATCGCGACCGGCACGCCGGCCGATACGGCGTTCGGCGCGCTGGAAACGCTGGAGGGCGCCAAGGGGCGGCTCGAACTCGCCGGGCAGACCCGCGCCGGAGCGCTGATCTTCATCGACTACGCCCACAAGCCCGACGCCATCGTCAACGCGCTGCAGGCGTTGCGGCCCTTCGCCACGGGCAGGCTCGCGATCGTCGTGGGCGCCGGCGGCGACCGCGACGCCGGCAAGAGGCCGCTGATGGGCCAGGCTTCGGTCGAGAACGCAGACACCGTCTACGTCACCGACGACAATCCGCGTTCGGAAGACCCCGCGGCGATCCGCGCTGCGATCCTGGCGCAGGCGCCGGGCGCGATCGAGATCGGCGACCGCCGCAAGGCCATCGAGACCGCCGTGGACGCGCTGGAGCCGGGCGACATCCTGCTCGTCGCCGGCAAGGGGCACGAGACCGGCCAGACCGTCGGGGCGACGGTCCTGCCGTTCTCCGATCATGAAGTGGTGGCGAGCGCGCTCGCCCGGGAGACGGTGGCATGAGCGTTCTTTGGACCGCGGACGATTTCCTCGCCGGCACCGGCGGACGCCTCGCCGATTGCACCGCCGGCGCCGGTCTGGGGGCCGTTACCGGCATCTCCATCGACAGCCGCACGCTGGAGCCGGGCGATGCGTTCTTCGCCATTCTCGGCGACAGCCGCGACGGTCACGATTTCGTAGCCGGCGCGCTGGCGAAGGGGGCCGCCGTCGCGGTGATCGACGAGGCGCACGCGGCGCAGTTCGATCCGGCGGCGGGACCGCTGGTGATCGTGCCGGACGTGCTGGAGGCGCTGCGCAATCTCGGCCAGGCGGCGCGGGCGCGCTCCACCGCCAGGATCATCGCCATCACCGGCAGCGTCGGCAAGACCGGCACCAAGGAGGCGCTCCGGCTGTCGCTGTCGCGCTCGGGCCGCACGCACGCCTCGGCTGCGTCCTACAACAACCACTGGGGCGTGCCGCTGACGCTCGCGCGGATGCCGGCGGACACCGAATTCGGCGTCTTCGAGCTGGGCATGAACGCGCCGGGCGAGATCGCCGCGCTGGTGCGTCAGGTGCGTCCGCAGATCGCCATCGTCACCACGGTCGAGCCGGTGCATCTGGAATTCTTCGGCGCGATCGAGAAGATCGCCGACGCCAAGGGCGAGATCGTCGAAGGCATCGAGCCCGGCGGCTGCGTCCTGCTCAACGCCGACAATGCCCAGTTCGACCGGCTCGCCGGGAAGGCGCGGGCGGCGGGCATCCGCATCGTCTCCTTCGGCGAGACGGCGGGCAGCGACGTGCATCTCGAGCGTGTCGCGCTGCATGCCGAGTGCTCCTGCGTGTCCGCCAACGTGCTCGGCTCCGAGATCACCTACAAGTTCGGCGCGCCGGGCCGGCATCTCGTCGGCAACAGCCTGGCGGTGCTTGGCGCGGTGAAGCTCGCCGGCGGCGACCTGGCGCTCGCCGCGATGGCGCTGGCCGACATGCGGGCGCCGAAGGGGCGCGGTGCGCGCTTTAAGCTTCACGGCAAGGGCGGCGACATCACGGTGATCGACGAAAGCTACAACGCCAATCCGGCGTCGATGCGGGCCGCGCTGGGGCTGCTGGCGCAGACCGAGCCGGGGCTCCGCGGCCGCCGCATAGCCGTGCTCGGCGACATGCTGGAGCTGGGAGAGGCGTCCGAAACGCTGCATCGGGAGCTTGCCGGGCCTCTGGCGGAGGCTTCGGTCGACCTGCTGTTTGCCTCCGGACCGCACATGAAGGCGCTGTACGAGGCGGTGCCGGACCTGCGGCGCGGCCGCTACGCACCGGAGTCAACGGGATTGGTTGCCGCGCTCGGAGACGAGGTCCGGGCCGGCGACGTGGTGATGGTGAAGGGGTCCTTGGGCAGCCGGATGGGACCGGTGGTCGAAGCCCTGCGCGAGCAGTTCGCGCCCGCCGAAGCGGCGGACGCGTGACGCGCACGAGGGGGACTGGCTGACAGATGTTCGAGCTTCTGGCCAACTACGGCGACACGGTGCCGCTGTTCAATGTGTTCCGCTACATCACGTTCCGCACCGGGGCGGCGATGATGACGGCGCTGATCTTCGTGTTCCTGTTCGGGCCGGCGATCATCCGCTCCCTGCGCGTGCGCCAGGGGCGGGGCCAGCCGATCCGCGAGGACGGGCCGCAATCGCACCTGATCGCCAAGCAGGGCACGCCGACCATGGGCGGCCTGATGATCATGACCGGGTTCCTGGTGGCGACGCTGTTGTGGGGCAGCCTCACCAACCCCTATGTCTGGACGGTGCTGTTCGTCACCGTCTGCTTTGGCCTGATCGGGCTCTACGACGACTATCTCAAGGTGACGCGGTCGTCTGCCTCCGGCTTCGGCGGGCGGCAGCGGCTGGTGCTCGAATTCATCATCGCGGGGCTGGCCGTCTACGCGGTGTCGCGCATCGGCGAGCAGCCGTTCTCGACCTCGCTCGCCTTCCCGTTCTTCAAGGACTTCATCATCAATCTCGGCTGGTTCTTCGTTCCCTTCGGCGCCTTCATCATCGTCGGCGCCGGCAACGCGGTGAACCTGACCGACGGCCTCGACGGGCTCGCCATCGTGCCGGTGATGATCGCCGCGGGCACCTTCGGCGTCTTCTCCTATCTCATTGGTAACGCTGTCTTTTCCGATTACCTGCAGATTCATTTCGTGCCCGGCACCGGCGAGCTGGCGGTGCTGTGCGGCGCGCTGATCGGCGCCGGTCTGGGCTTCCTGTGGTTCAATGCGCCGCCGGCCTCGATCTTCATGGGCGATACCGGATCGCTGGCGCTCGGCGGCATGCTGGGCTCGGTGTCGGTCGCCATCAAGCACGAGATCGTGCTGGCGATCGTCGGCGGCCTGTTCGTGCTCGAGGCGGTGTCGGTCATCGTCCAGGTGGTCTCGTTCAAGCTCACCGGGCGGCGCGTCTTCCGCATGGCGCCGATCCATCACCATTTCGAGCAACTCGGCTGGAAGGAGCCGCAGGTCGTCGTGCGCTTCTGGATCATCGCCTTCGTGCTGGCCCTGATCGGCCTGTCGACGCTCAAGCTGAGGTAGGCGGCATGATACCGGTCACCACATTCGAGGGTCGCAGCGTCGCCGTCTTCGGACTGGCGCGGTCGGGTCTCGACGCCGTGCGCGCGCTGATGGCGGGCGGGGCGCGGGTGGCGGCGTGGGACGATTCCGCGCCGCGCGTCGACCAGGCGCGCGAGCAGGGGTTCCCGGTGCGCGACCTAAGAGAGATGGACTGGGACGGACTCGATGCGCTGGTGCTGTCGCCCGGCGTGCCGCTGACCCATCCCGCGCCGCACTGGACGGTGGAGAAGGCGACTGCGGCCGGCGTCGAGATCATCGGCGACACCGAGCTGTTCTTCCGCGAACGGGCCGCCCGCGATCCCGCCTGCGCGGTCATCGCGATCACCGGCACAAACGGCAAGTCGACGACGACGGCGCTGATCGGGCACCTGATCCGCAGCGCGGGGCGCGCGGTCTCGGTCGGCGGCAATATCGGCACCGCCGTGCTCGGGCTCGAGCCGTTCGGCGACGATCGCGCCTATGTGCTGGAACTGTCGTCCTATCAGATCGACCTGACGCCGACGCTGGCGCCGACCGTCGGCATCCTCCTGAACGTGACGCCCGATCATCTCGACCGGCACGGAACGCTTGAACACTACGCCGCCGTGAAGGCGCGGATCGCCGAGAAGGCGGAGACGGTCGTCATCGCGGTCGACGACGACTGGACGCGCGGCATCGCCGATGCGGCGGAGGCCCGCGGCGACCGCGTGGTGCGGGTTTCGGCGCGCGAGAAGCTCGGCGTCGGCGTCTTCGTGCGCGGCACGACCATCGTGTCCGCCTCGGGCAGCGCGGAAACCGAAATCGCCGACCTTTCGGGCATCGGCGCGTTGCGCGGCGAGCACAATGCGCAGAACGCGGTCGCCGCCGTCGCCGCCGCGCTCGCCGTCGGGCTCGACCCGGCGCAGATCGCCGAGGGGCTCGAGAGTTTCCCCGGTCTCGTCCACCGCATGGAGGAGATCGGCCGGCGCGGCAAGGTGCTGTTCGTCAACGATTCCAAGGCGACGAACGCGGATGCCGCCGCGCGCGCGCTGGCGAGCTTCGAGACGGTCTACTGGATCGCCGGCGGGCGGGCCAAATCAGGCGGCATCGCGCCGCTGAAGGGCCTGTTCCCGCGCGTGCGGCGCGCCTTCCTGATCGGCGAGGCGGCCGAAGACTTCGCAATGACGCTCGGCAACCAGGTGCCGCACGAGCTGAGCGGCGATCTTGCGACCGCCGTCGCCGCCGCCGCCGAGGCCGCTGCTAACGACCCGTCCAACGCCGCCGAGCCGGTGGTGCTGCTTGCGCCCGCCTGTGCCTCGTTCGACCAGTTCGCCGACTTCGAGGCGCGCGGCGACGCGTTCCGCAGGCTCGTCGCCGACATCGACGGGGTGACGCTGAAATCCAGGGAGGCCGCCTGATGTTCTCGCGTACCGACGAGCGCCTGATTGCGCGCTGGTGGTGGACCGTCGACCGGGTGCTGCTCGGCGCGATCCTGGCGCTGATCCTCGGCGGCCTTGTGCTGTCGCTGGCGGCGAGCCCGCCGGTGGCCCAGAGGCTCGGCCTCGACTATTTCCACTTCGTCAAGCGCCACGCCCTGTTCGTGCTGCCGGCGATCGCGCTGATGATCGGCGTATCGATGATGAGCCCGCGCGGGATCCGGCGCTCGGCGCTCGTCGTCTTCGCGGTCGGCATCGTCCTGATGGCGCTGACGCTGTGGATCGGGCCGGAGGTGAAGGGCGCGCGGCGCTGGATCTCGATCGGCGGCATCGCCCTGCAACCGTCCGAATTCGTCAAGCCGGCCTTCGTCGTGCTGGTCGCCTGGGCGTTCTCCGAGCGGATGAAGCGGCCCGACATGCCCGGCAACCTGATGGCCATATTGCTGCTTGCGGCCTTCGTCGGCCTACTGGTGCCGCAGCCCGACTTCGGCCAGACCATGCTCGCGGTGCTGGTCTGGGGCGCGCTGTTCTTCGCCGCCGGCATGTCGTGGCTGTGGATCGTGACGCTGGGCGGCCTCGGCGTCGGCGGCCTTGTCACCGCCTATACCTTCGTGCCGCACGTGCGCGGACGCATCGACCGGTTCCTCGATCCCGAATCCGGCGACACCTTCCAGGTCGACACGGCGATCGAGTCCTTCGTGCGCGGCGGCTGGCTGGGGCGCGGGCCGGGCGAGGGCACCGTGAAGCAGAGCCTGCCGGACTCCCATACCGACTTCATCTTCGCTGTGACGGCGGAGGAATTCGGTATCCTCGTCTGCCTGATCATCGTCGCCGCCTTCGCCTTCATCGTGCTGCGCGGGCTGACGCAGGCGCTCAAGGAGAGCGATCCCTTCGTGAAGCTCGCGGTCACCGGCCTGATCGTGCTGTTCGGGCTGCAGTCGGTGATCAACATGGCGGTCAACCTGCAACTGATGCCGGCCAAGGGCATGACGCTGCCGTTCGTCTCCTACGGCGGCTCCTCGATCCTGTCGCTGGCCTACGGCATGGGCATGGTGCTCGGGCTGACGCGCCGGCGGCCGCAGACCGAGCCGGTGCTCTACGACCTGCCGGCGCCGCATCAGCGGCATCCCGGCATGCATGCGGGGGCGCGGCCGGCATGAGTGGCGAGAAGGGCCTCATCCTGCTTTCGGCCGGCGGCACCGGCGGCCACCTGTTCCCGGCGCAGGCGCTGGCGGAAGTGCTGATTTCGCGCGGCTGGCGGGTCGATCTCGTCACCGACGAGCGCGGCGATCGCTATGGCGGCAAGTTCCCGGCGCAGGAGATGCACATCATCCCCGCCACCACCGTGCGCGGCGGCAATATCCTGAGCTACGCCAAGACCGCGTTCGTGCTCGGCATCGGCGTGATGCGGGCGTGGTTCCTGATCAGCCGGCTCAAGCCCCGCGTCGTCGTCGGCTTCGGCGGCTATCCGACGGTGAGCCCGGTGATCGCGGCTTCGCTGCGCGGGGTGCGGACCATCATCCACGACCAGAACGCGGTGATGGGCCGGGCCAACCGGATGCTCGCCGACCGGGTCGACGCTGTCGCGACCAGCTTCCCGAAGGTGCACATGCTGGGCGAGAAGAACGCGCACAAGGCGGTCCGCACCGGTGCGCCCGTCCGCGCGGCCGTGGTCGAGGCGGCGACGCCCTACGATCCGCCCGAGGCGGGCGGCGAGTTCCGCCTGCTCGTGTTCGGTGGCAGCCAGGGCGCGCGCATCTTCTCCGACGTGGTGCCCGGCGCCATCGCCCGCCTCGACGAGGCGCATCGCAACCGGCTCAGGCTGGTCCAGCAGTGCCGCGAGGAGGACATGGAACGGGTGCGCTTCGGCTACGAGGCGATCGGCGTCAACGCGGAGCTGGCGCCGTTCTTTCCCGATCTGCCCAAACGTATCGCCGATGCCCATCTCGTCGTGTCGCGCTCCGGCGCCAGCACGGTGGCCGAGCTCGCCGTCATCGGCCGGCCGGGCATGCTGGTGCCGCTGCCGCACGCGATCGACAACGACCAGCTTCTCAACGCCACCGCGCTGGCGCAGGCCAAGGGCGGCTGGCTGATGCCGCAGCCGGCGTTCACGCCGCACCGGTTCGCCGAGGAACTGACGAGCCGCATGGACCATCCGGAGATGCTCTCCGTCGCCGCCGAGGCCGCCAGGAAGGTCGGCAATCCGCACGCCGCCGACACGCTGGCCGACGTCGTCGAGGCGCTGGCGGAGGGCCGGGAAATCCCGCCGGAGCTCAAGGGAGCGACCGCATGAGACCGCCGCGCGACACCGGCCCCATCCATTTCGTCGGCATCGGCGGCATCGGCATGAGCGGCATCGCCGAGTTGCTGGCCGATCTCGGCTACACGGTGCAGGGCAGCGACCAGGCCGAGTCCGCCAATGTCGAACGGCTGCGCGCCAGGGGCGTCACCGTCACGGTCGGCCATGCGGCCGAGAACGTGGGCACGGCGGCGGTCGTGGTGATCTCGACGGCGGTGAAGCCGGACAATCCGGAGCTGGTCGCGGCGCGGTCGCGGCATATCCCGGTGATCCGCCGGGCCGAGATGTTGGCCGAGCTGATGCGCGGCAAACGCGGCATCTCGCTCGCCGGCACGCACGGCAAGACCACGACGACGACGATCATGGCGACGCTGCTCGAGGGCGCCGGCTACGATCCGACCGTCGTCAACGGCGGCATCATCAACGCCTGGGGCACCAACGCCAGGCTGGGCCAGAGCGACTGGTTCGTCATCGAGGCGGACGAGTCCGACGGGACGTTCCTGAAGTACCCGAACGAGATCGCGCTCGTCTCCAACATTGACGCCGAGCACTTGGACCACTGGCACAGCTTCGACGCGCTGAAGCAGGGCTTCCGCGACTTCGTGATGAACCTGCCGTTCTACGGCTTCGCGGCGCTGTGCATCGACCACCCGACCGTGCGCGCGGTCGCCGACGGCATTACCGACCGCACCGTCGTTACCTATGGCGAGAGCGCGGACGCCGACGCGCGGCTGGTCGATTTCAGCCATGACAGCGGCGGGACGCGGTTCTCGGTCGAGATAACGGACCGGGTTTCCGGCGCGGTCGACCGGATCCGCGATATCCGCCTGCCGATGCCCGGCCATCACAATGCGCTCAACGCCACCGGGGCCATCGCCATCGCGCGGCGCATCGGCATCACCGGCGAGGCGATCGTCGCGGCGCTCGCCGGCTTCGAGGGCGTGAAGCGCCGCTTCACCTTCACCGGCGAATGGAACGGCGTGCGCATCTACGACGACTACGGCCATCATCCCGTCGAGATCGCGGCGGTGCTGAAGGCCGCGCGCGGGGCCGTCGAGGACGCGACCGGGCCGGAATCCAGAAAATCTGGCCGTGTCATCGCGATCATGCAGCCGCACCGCTACACGCGGCTGTCCGACCTGTTCGACCAGTTCGCCGGCTGCTTCGGCGAGGCCGACACCCTCTATGTCGCCGACGTCTACGCCGCTGGCGAGGACCCGATCGAAGGCGCGGACCGCGATGCGCTGGTCGCCGCGATCCGGGCATGCGGTCACACCGACGCGCGGGCACTCGCCGGGCCGGACGTGCTGGCGGCCGAGATCGCGGCGATCGCCCGGCCGGGCGATCTGGTGATCTTCCTCGGCGCCGGCTCGATCACCCAGTGGGCGCACGCGCTGCCGCAGCAACTCAAGACCAATCCCGAAGGAGTTTCCGCATGAGTTTCGCGGACATCACGGCCGATCTGCGCGCCCGTCTGCCGGAGCTGCGCGGCCGGCTGACCGCCAATGCGGAGCTTGCGCCGATCACGTGGTTTCGCGTCGGCGGGCCGGCGCAGGTGCTGTTCACGCCCGAGGACGAGGCGGATCTCGCCTATTTCCTGAAGAACATCGATCCCGACCTGCCGGTCACGGTGATCGGGTTGTGCTCCAACATGATCGTGCGCGACGGCGGCGTGCCGGGCGTCGTCATCCGGCTCGGCCGGGGCTTCTCCCGCGTCACCATCGAGGACGGGTTCCGCGTCCGTGCGGGAACCGCCGTGCCGGACGTGAAGGTCGCCCGCGCGGCCGCCGATGCCGGCATCGGCGGGCTCGCCTTCTTCCGTGGCATCCCGGGCTCGATCGGCGGTGCGTTGCGGATGAACGGCGGCGCCTATGGCGGCGAGACCGTCGACGTGCTGATCGAGGTTCGCGCCGTCGACCGGCAGGGCACCATTCACGTGGTGCCGGCCGGGGACCTCGGCATGACCTATCGCCATTCCGGCGCGCCCGCCGACTGGATCTTCACCGAAGCCCTGTTCCAGGGCCGCGACGGCGATCCGGAGGAGATCGCTGCCGAGATGAATGCGATCACCGAGCGGCGCGAGGCCTCGCAGCCGATCAAGAGCCGAACCGGCGGCTCGACCTTCAAGAACCCGCCCGGCGGCAAGTCGTGGGAGCTGATCGACGCGGCCGGCTGCCGCGGCCTCACGGTCGGCGGGGCGCAGGTTTCGGAGAAGCACTGCAACTTCCTGATCAACACCGGCGACGCCACCGCGGCCGACATCGAGACGCTGGGCGAGACGGTGCGCGCGCGGG
This is a stretch of genomic DNA from Microbaculum marinisediminis. It encodes these proteins:
- a CDS encoding UDP-N-acetylmuramoyl-L-alanyl-D-glutamate--2,6-diaminopimelate ligase gives rise to the protein MELHALLADVDSYPDAWRAIETTGLTADSRTVRPGYVFAALSGSRTDGARFARDAAAAGAVAVVAARDAVLDVDIPVIRAADPRRALALAAARLSGAQPETVVAVTGTSGKTSVASFTRQIFAAAGRQAASLGTIGVVSPKKTEYGSLTTPDPVALHALLAELARDGVTHLALEASSHGLDQRRLDGVRFAAGAFTNLGRDHMDYHPTVEAYFAAKLRLFDELLPDGAAAVVDSDRPESARVVAVARRRGLDVLGVGAAGDAIRLLSATPEGFRQRLRLDAGSGEREVLLPLVGGFQVSNALVSAGLAIATGTPADTAFGALETLEGAKGRLELAGQTRAGALIFIDYAHKPDAIVNALQALRPFATGRLAIVVGAGGDRDAGKRPLMGQASVENADTVYVTDDNPRSEDPAAIRAAILAQAPGAIEIGDRRKAIETAVDALEPGDILLVAGKGHETGQTVGATVLPFSDHEVVASALARETVA
- the murD gene encoding UDP-N-acetylmuramoyl-L-alanine--D-glutamate ligase; amino-acid sequence: MIPVTTFEGRSVAVFGLARSGLDAVRALMAGGARVAAWDDSAPRVDQAREQGFPVRDLREMDWDGLDALVLSPGVPLTHPAPHWTVEKATAAGVEIIGDTELFFRERAARDPACAVIAITGTNGKSTTTALIGHLIRSAGRAVSVGGNIGTAVLGLEPFGDDRAYVLELSSYQIDLTPTLAPTVGILLNVTPDHLDRHGTLEHYAAVKARIAEKAETVVIAVDDDWTRGIADAAEARGDRVVRVSAREKLGVGVFVRGTTIVSASGSAETEIADLSGIGALRGEHNAQNAVAAVAAALAVGLDPAQIAEGLESFPGLVHRMEEIGRRGKVLFVNDSKATNADAAARALASFETVYWIAGGRAKSGGIAPLKGLFPRVRRAFLIGEAAEDFAMTLGNQVPHELSGDLATAVAAAAEAAANDPSNAAEPVVLLAPACASFDQFADFEARGDAFRRLVADIDGVTLKSREAA
- the murB gene encoding UDP-N-acetylmuramate dehydrogenase; the protein is MSFADITADLRARLPELRGRLTANAELAPITWFRVGGPAQVLFTPEDEADLAYFLKNIDPDLPVTVIGLCSNMIVRDGGVPGVVIRLGRGFSRVTIEDGFRVRAGTAVPDVKVARAAADAGIGGLAFFRGIPGSIGGALRMNGGAYGGETVDVLIEVRAVDRQGTIHVVPAGDLGMTYRHSGAPADWIFTEALFQGRDGDPEEIAAEMNAITERREASQPIKSRTGGSTFKNPPGGKSWELIDAAGCRGLTVGGAQVSEKHCNFLINTGDATAADIETLGETVRARVKETSGVELQWEIKRIGVPA
- the ftsW gene encoding putative lipid II flippase FtsW, producing MFSRTDERLIARWWWTVDRVLLGAILALILGGLVLSLAASPPVAQRLGLDYFHFVKRHALFVLPAIALMIGVSMMSPRGIRRSALVVFAVGIVLMALTLWIGPEVKGARRWISIGGIALQPSEFVKPAFVVLVAWAFSERMKRPDMPGNLMAILLLAAFVGLLVPQPDFGQTMLAVLVWGALFFAAGMSWLWIVTLGGLGVGGLVTAYTFVPHVRGRIDRFLDPESGDTFQVDTAIESFVRGGWLGRGPGEGTVKQSLPDSHTDFIFAVTAEEFGILVCLIIVAAFAFIVLRGLTQALKESDPFVKLAVTGLIVLFGLQSVINMAVNLQLMPAKGMTLPFVSYGGSSILSLAYGMGMVLGLTRRRPQTEPVLYDLPAPHQRHPGMHAGARPA
- the mraY gene encoding phospho-N-acetylmuramoyl-pentapeptide-transferase gives rise to the protein MFELLANYGDTVPLFNVFRYITFRTGAAMMTALIFVFLFGPAIIRSLRVRQGRGQPIREDGPQSHLIAKQGTPTMGGLMIMTGFLVATLLWGSLTNPYVWTVLFVTVCFGLIGLYDDYLKVTRSSASGFGGRQRLVLEFIIAGLAVYAVSRIGEQPFSTSLAFPFFKDFIINLGWFFVPFGAFIIVGAGNAVNLTDGLDGLAIVPVMIAAGTFGVFSYLIGNAVFSDYLQIHFVPGTGELAVLCGALIGAGLGFLWFNAPPASIFMGDTGSLALGGMLGSVSVAIKHEIVLAIVGGLFVLEAVSVIVQVVSFKLTGRRVFRMAPIHHHFEQLGWKEPQVVVRFWIIAFVLALIGLSTLKLR
- a CDS encoding UDP-N-acetylmuramoylalanyl-D-glutamyl-2,6-diaminopimelate--D-alanyl-D-alanine ligase codes for the protein MSVLWTADDFLAGTGGRLADCTAGAGLGAVTGISIDSRTLEPGDAFFAILGDSRDGHDFVAGALAKGAAVAVIDEAHAAQFDPAAGPLVIVPDVLEALRNLGQAARARSTARIIAITGSVGKTGTKEALRLSLSRSGRTHASAASYNNHWGVPLTLARMPADTEFGVFELGMNAPGEIAALVRQVRPQIAIVTTVEPVHLEFFGAIEKIADAKGEIVEGIEPGGCVLLNADNAQFDRLAGKARAAGIRIVSFGETAGSDVHLERVALHAECSCVSANVLGSEITYKFGAPGRHLVGNSLAVLGAVKLAGGDLALAAMALADMRAPKGRGARFKLHGKGGDITVIDESYNANPASMRAALGLLAQTEPGLRGRRIAVLGDMLELGEASETLHRELAGPLAEASVDLLFASGPHMKALYEAVPDLRRGRYAPESTGLVAALGDEVRAGDVVMVKGSLGSRMGPVVEALREQFAPAEAADA
- a CDS encoding peptidoglycan D,D-transpeptidase FtsI family protein, whose protein sequence is MRMPRLFRSRSAERRFDAGKPAGRDRQAGDRQMRNRLMLAMVAFSAIYLVIGGRLMMLATMTPDTPVVYLDPGQQVSHARPDILDRAGNVLATDINVPSVYAEPTKIIDVDETIEDITSVFPELDAGDLRAKLTSGKQFVWVKREITPTQKSQLFGLGVPGVGFLEENKRVYPAGAITSHVLGYVNIDNQGIAGFEKYLDSSWLGALHEAGLARNAALEPVKLTIDLRAQHAMRDELLASMDKFKATAAAGAIMDVHTGELVAMVSVPDFDPERPSEALQPDRINRMTTGVYELGSAFKAFTTAMALDTGRIGVDTTFDARSPIRVGRNTIGDYHAQNRIMTVEDIYIHSSNIGTARMALAVGVPGHQAFLKKLGFFDRLTTELPESGAPIIPQRWKEVNTMTIAFGHGMSIAPLQAVEAGAALVNGGQLIPPTFLPRSAADARKLARRVIEPQTSDKMRYLMRLNVVEGTAKKADVPGYHVGGKTGTAEKVVNGRYSGNKVLTTFLSTFPTTDPKYLVFVMLDEPQGIKETHGYRTSGWNVAPTARNIIARIAPILGVVPDMAPADPNELLSVSY
- the murG gene encoding undecaprenyldiphospho-muramoylpentapeptide beta-N-acetylglucosaminyltransferase, whose product is MSGEKGLILLSAGGTGGHLFPAQALAEVLISRGWRVDLVTDERGDRYGGKFPAQEMHIIPATTVRGGNILSYAKTAFVLGIGVMRAWFLISRLKPRVVVGFGGYPTVSPVIAASLRGVRTIIHDQNAVMGRANRMLADRVDAVATSFPKVHMLGEKNAHKAVRTGAPVRAAVVEAATPYDPPEAGGEFRLLVFGGSQGARIFSDVVPGAIARLDEAHRNRLRLVQQCREEDMERVRFGYEAIGVNAELAPFFPDLPKRIADAHLVVSRSGASTVAELAVIGRPGMLVPLPHAIDNDQLLNATALAQAKGGWLMPQPAFTPHRFAEELTSRMDHPEMLSVAAEAARKVGNPHAADTLADVVEALAEGREIPPELKGATA
- the murC gene encoding UDP-N-acetylmuramate--L-alanine ligase — translated: MRPPRDTGPIHFVGIGGIGMSGIAELLADLGYTVQGSDQAESANVERLRARGVTVTVGHAAENVGTAAVVVISTAVKPDNPELVAARSRHIPVIRRAEMLAELMRGKRGISLAGTHGKTTTTTIMATLLEGAGYDPTVVNGGIINAWGTNARLGQSDWFVIEADESDGTFLKYPNEIALVSNIDAEHLDHWHSFDALKQGFRDFVMNLPFYGFAALCIDHPTVRAVADGITDRTVVTYGESADADARLVDFSHDSGGTRFSVEITDRVSGAVDRIRDIRLPMPGHHNALNATGAIAIARRIGITGEAIVAALAGFEGVKRRFTFTGEWNGVRIYDDYGHHPVEIAAVLKAARGAVEDATGPESRKSGRVIAIMQPHRYTRLSDLFDQFAGCFGEADTLYVADVYAAGEDPIEGADRDALVAAIRACGHTDARALAGPDVLAAEIAAIARPGDLVIFLGAGSITQWAHALPQQLKTNPEGVSA